From a region of the Drosophila ananassae strain 14024-0371.13 chromosome XL, ASM1763931v2, whole genome shotgun sequence genome:
- the LOC6502224 gene encoding GRB10-interacting GYF protein 2 yields MSARGDHHHHQQQLPATSVRIHRDPRNLRDHIREQLEEQVIQLRLEEQAQQQAQATAQQQGQQQGQQTQQQAQQGPVMPPKPQPAWYIMERELDAGLKELQRIFELLTPPAPSNVDSSLLVAMPLLPTLPPEPPAAGGQAAEQPVQPPPPPPPPPQQQQQQQQQQQQMPPQYLGGGFDELPVGVAASSRNATHRIYNPTPSPNLNQQPEPEEEQALGQELVPHAPQGTAADEEDEEQLALDTMDPETRLRASKFFNLMLIKLLRRRKAEVFDLHTLVRRYQDYALRTHTQLVSRNQLCHLEHRRAEHLTMQLMGAINRVRITMENCANIDAELKVLKKREKVLRKDLDAKSLECEYFAEMLDSCRAEMFRELAKYREGASELANQQRRAIELERQNAQLEDELLTIKDQFLQQNDQMSVALGAKQEQLDTAYETLKHCEQELANLELKHNEVLRLNEIDTELQAEITELKRNMGLARYFLFYLSARNWGSFHVCMYHVVAGSLDCLLPAFAAPPMADNLVRLAFAVVFLLAAMS; encoded by the exons ATGTCGGCAAGGGGagaccaccaccaccaccaacagcaGCTACCGGCCACGAGTGTCCGCATCCATCGCGATCCCCGCAACCTTCGCGATCACATCCGGGAGCAATTGGAGGAGCAGGTGATCCAACTGCGACTGGAGGAGCAGGCCCAGCAACAGGCCCAGGCTACTGCCCAGCAGCAGGGGCAGCAACAGGGGCAACAGACCCAACAGCAGGCCCAACAAGGACCAGTCATGCCACCGAAACCCCAGCCAGCCTGGTACATCATGGAGCGCGAACTGGACGCCGGTCTCAAGGAGCTGCAGCGCATCTTTGAGCTCCTGACCCCCCCGGCACCCTCCAACGTGGACTCATCCCTTCTCGTGGCCATGCCGCTGCTCCCGACTCTGCCGCCGGAGCCACCCGCCGCAGGTGGCCAAGCTGCCGAGCAACCAGTTCAaccaccaccgccgccaccaccaccaccacagcagcagcagcagcagcagcagcagcagcagcagatgcCTCCCCAGTACCTGGGCGGGGGCTTTGATGAGCTGCCAGTGGGCGTGGCGGCCAGTTCACGGAACGCCACCCATCGCATCTACAACCCAACCCCAAGCCCCAATCTTAATCAGCAGCCAGAGCCGGAAGAGGAGCAAGCTCTGGGGCAGGAACTGGTGCCACACGCGCCTCAAGGAACTGCAGCCGACGAAGAGGACGAGGAGCAGCTGGCTCTCGATACTATGGACCCGGAGACACGTCTCCGGGCCAGCAAGTTCTTCAATCTGATGCTGATCAAGCTCCTGAGACGTCGCAAGGCCGAGGTCTTCGATCTGCACACCCTGGTGCGACGCTACCAGGATTAT GCCCTCCGGACGCACACCCAGCTGGTCTCCCGGAACCAGCTCTGCCATTTGGAACATAGACGGGCCGAGCACCTCACCATGCAACTGATGGGTGCCATTAATCGGGTCCGGATTACCATGGAGAACTGCGCCAACATCGACGCCGAGCTCAAGGTACTGAAGAAGCGCGAGAAGGTCCTTCGCAAGGACCTAGATGCCAAGTCGCTAGAGTGCGAATACTTTGCCGAGATGCTGGACAGCTGCCGGGCGGAAATGTTTCGCGAATTGGCCAAATACCGGGAGGGAGCCAGCGAGCTGGCCAACCAACAGCGTCGCGCCATAGAGCTGGAACGGCAGAATGCCCAACTGGAGGACGAACTACTAACCATCAAGGATCAATTCCTGCAGCAGAACGATCAAATGTCCGTGGCCCTGGGCGCCAAACAGGAGCAACTAGATACGGCCTATGAAACGCTGAAGCATTGCGAGCAGGAATTGGCCAATTTGGAATT GAAACACAACGAAGTGCTCCGCCTCAACGAGATCGATACGGAACTGCAGGCAGAGATCACGGAACTGAAGCGCAACATGGGCCTGGCCCGCTATTTTCTGTTCTATCTATCCGCCCGGAACTGGGGCTCCTTCCACGTGTGCATGTACCATGTGGTGGCCGGATCCCTTGACTGTTTGCTGCCCGCCTTCGCCGCCCCGCCCATGGCTGACAATTTGGTGCGATTGGCGTTCGCCGTTGTTTTCCTGTTGGCCGCCATGTCCTGA